The Lactobacillus acidophilus DNA segment TAGTAAGTAACAGTTTTCGATTTTCGCTCTGTTAAAGCATACACTGTCTTTTCTATAAAGTTAAAATCAAAAGTCGGCTTCAGCCCTACTTCTTCAAAAACTTCTCTTCGTGCCGCTTGCTCAGTTGTTTCATTATTTTCCAAATGTCCTTTAGGAAAACCCCAATTGCGATTTATGATACTCTGGATAATTAAATACTCTAACTCATCATTGCGTTTTCTATAAATAACGGCTCCTGCAGAATATTCCATCATCATTTTGGTCACCTAACCTTTATTTATGATTATTGAATATCAATGAATAAAGGTCAAGTAAAAAGGAATTTGAACAATAATGCTCAAATTCCTTTTATTTTTAGTAGATTAATCTTTACCGTTCACTTTTTGATCAGCTTCGTTAACAATTCTCACTGCATTTAAACTTCTGGGATAACCGATAAATGGCACATTTTGCTCAATGACCTTCATCAAAAAGTCTTTATCATTACCCAGTTTAATATTAGCTTGTGCATGTGACAATAATTGTGGTTCACATCCACCTTGAGCAGCAAGGTAGCAAAAAGTAATCATTTCACGATCATTATCGCTTAAACCTTTTCTAGTGTAATAATCGCCAAAGCAATTATCAACCAACCATTTATTAATAATACCCTTTTTAGCAAAATCTTTCATTTGTAGTCCAAACAAACGAATTTGAGTTTCTTCACCTTTTTCGAGGCGGTCTTCCATGGTAGTAGTAGCTTGTCCTTCAAGGGGTAATTCTACTCCACGAGCAAGTAATACATCATTAGTTGCTTTGAAGAATGGGAAAACTCTACCTAAGCCTAAGTAATCAACTGATTGATACAAAACTTCTTTAGCTTCTACTGGTGTAACGCCATTATCAAGTGCTACCGGAAGCATAATTTTATATTCATCAATACCTTGCATTCCTAAAAGATAAGCAAGTGTAGAAAGCATTTTAGTTCTATCAGGTAAATCAACATCTCTTTGAACTTCATCAAATGCAAAATGATTAATTCGCTCTAAGGCTTCTGGATCAGTTTTTTCTAATAAGGTTGCATGTGCATTTTGTGCACTCTTTTTAATAGACATAATATTTTCCTTTCTAAAACGCATCTTTTTAATACTTATTTAAATACGTTTTTTCAAGAAAGAAAAATACAAATAGTTTATTTCTAAAGATAACTTTCTCTTATGCTAAAACAGCATCTCTAGTCAAACGCATAACATCTTGAGCAATCATCAATTCTTCATCTGTTGGTACTACCATGACATGCACCTTAGACTCAGGCTTAGTAATAAAGTGTCTACCTTTTTTCTTATTAGCTTCATAATCCGGAATAACTCCCATATACTTGAAAGCATCCATTACATCTTTACGTACACCTGGATCCTTTTCACCAACACCGGCAGTAAATACAATAGCATCTGCTCCGCCCATTTCAGCAATATAAGAACCAATGTAACGTACTACGCGATTAACGAAGATTTTACGAGCTAATACAGCGCGCTGATCTTTATTAAATTCCAAGTCACGCATATCTGATGAAATACCTGAAATTCCTAACAAACCTGAATCCTTGTTTAAAATATTAATCATTTCATCGATTGAAGCACCAGTCTTATGCATCAAATGCTGTAAAAGTGATGGATCAATATCACCTGAACGTGTACCCATTGTAACACCAGACAAAGGACTAAAACCCATTGAAGTATCATATGACTTGCCATTTTTGACCGCAGTAATTGATGAACCGGATCCTAAATGACAGATGATTAACTTTAAGTCGCTTGGCTTTTTATTCATCATTTTGGCGGCTTCAAGAGTTACATAGTGAACTGAAGTACCATGTGCACCATATTTACGAGCACGATATTTTTCATAATATTCGTACGGAATTGAATATAAGTAATGTACTGGATCAAGAGTTTGGTGGAATGAGGTATCAAATACTGCAACTTGAGGCACTTTTGGTAATACATGCATGAATGCTTCAATTCCGCGTGCTTCAGCTGGATTATGCAATGGAGCAAAATCAGACAAATCATATATTTTTTGTAAATTTTGTCGATCAATAATAGTTGAATCCTTAAAGTGTTCACCACCATTAACTACTCGGTGACCTACACCAATAATTTCATCTAAACTTTCAACTGCATGATATTTCTTTAAAGCATTAATCAAAAAGCTTACTGCAGCTTCTTGATCTGGAATATCAATATTAGTAACATGCTCAGTACCATCATCAAGTAAAACACTAAATGAAGATCCTTTAAGCCCTACTCGGTCTGCCATACCTTGGGCAATTACCTTTTCATCAGGTAAAGAAAATAATTTAAATTTAAAAGATGAACTACCCGAATTTATTGCTAGAACTTTTTTCATTAAGTTAAGACCCTCCAATTTATTAGTTATATATTTCACAAGTGAATTTTCATCTAATAGTATAGCGCGTTATGCCTAAAATGAAAATAGTTTTCTGAAAATAGTTTTCATTTTAGGCAGCTAGAAATATTGATATATCAATAAACTTAAACTTAGTCAATGAAAGAAAAATTAATTTAATAATTAGTTTAAAAATTGTAAATATTACTATATTTTTTGATAAATTTTTATAAAATTATTGTATTTTGCTCACTTTATAACAAAAAAAGTAATAAAAAAGTTTAATCTCGACAGATATCGAAATTAAACTCATTTTTTAATTAATATATTCTATTTATTCAACAGTAACGCTCTTAGCCAAATTACGTGGCTTATCTACATCTAAGCCCTTGTCCTTTGAAGCGTAGTATGCAAGAAGTTGGGTTGGAACAACAGTTAACAACGCTGACATGTAATAATTAATGTCTGGTAATACAATATCATCACTATTATTAGCAAATTTCTTGCCCACAATAGTAATTACGCTTGCTCCACGAGAAACAACTTCTTGAATGTTACCACGAGTAAGGTCAGCAGTTACTGGATCGTTAATTAAGGCAATTACCGGAGTACCATCTTCAATTAATGAAATAGTACCATGCTTAAGTTCAGCTGCGGCAAAACCTTCAGTTTGAATGTATGAAACTTCCTTCAATTTTAAAGCAGCTTCAAGAGCAACCGCGTGATCAATACCACGACCAATATAGAAAGCATTTCTTGATGGTACTAAGTATTCCTTAGCAAGTTTTTCAAGTTTCTCTTTACCATCAACAATTTGTTGGATACCTTCGGCAGCAATTGCTAAATCATGCTTTAAATCCCAATCCTTAGCTTCTTGAACTCCTAGCTTTTCACCCAATGCTTTAGCCAAAACTGCTTGTAAAGCTACTTGAGCAGTGTAAGCTTTAGTTGATGCAACGGCAATTTCAGGACCTGCACCTAAAAGCATAGTATAAGTTGCTTCACGAGAAAGAGTTGATCCTTCAACATTAGTCATAGTTAAGCTTGGAATTCCACGCTTATTAGTTTCCTTCAAGACAACACGTGAATCAGCTGTTTCACCTGATTGAGTTAAGAAAATAAAGAATGGATGTTTACTCATCATTGGGAAGTGATAACCAGCTTCTGAAGCATAACCTACTTCAGTAGGAATACCTGTGTAATGTTCAAAAATTGTCTTACCAACAAGTCCAGCGTGGTAACTAGTACCTGCAGCGAAAATGTAAAGACGGTCAGCCTTTGAAATGGCATCAACAATTTCTGCATCTACCTTTGGTTCACCATTTTCGTCCAAGTAATTTTGTGACATGTGGCGCATAACACCAGGTTGTTCATCGATTTCCTTTAACATGTAGAATTCATAAGCGCCCTTTGAAGCTGCATTGGGATCAATGTTCAAAATATGTGGCTCACGGTCAACTTTCTTACCATCAACAGTTTCAATAGTATAAGAATCCTTAGTAATATCACCAACATCACCATCTTGTAAGTCAACGAAGGTCTTAGTTTGATCAAGAACTGAAATAGCATCTGAAGCAATAATATTAAAACCATCACCTAAGCCAAGCATCATTGGTGATTTGTTTTTGGCAATAAATACGTGATCTGGTTCAGTATTGTCAACAAGTAAGAATGCATATGAGCCCTTAACCAACTTTAAGGTTTCCTTAAATGCGGAAAATGCATCCAAATTCTTGTCACGAGCAATTTTGCTGATTAATTGTACGACTACTTCAGTATCAGTATCTGAATGGAATTTAACTCCTTGTAAGTATTTTTCTTTTAATTCGGTATAGTTTTCGATAACACCATTGTGAACTAAGTAAAAACGCTTAGTTTCATCAAAATGTGGGTGAGCGTTATCAACAGTTGGCATACCATGAGTTGCCCAACGAGTATGTCCAATACCAACTAGCCCTTCTTCATCAGGAGTTAACTTTTCTTTTAAGTTGGAAATACGACCAACAGCTTTAGTCAAATATTCATTTCCATTTAAGTCATTTAAGTAAATACCGGCTGAATCGTAGCCGCGGTATTCCAAATTAGTTAATCCACTTAAAATAATATCTTTTGCAGGCTTACCTACAACTCCTACAATTCCACACATATTTTTCTCCTTTGGTCTAGTTCAATATTTAATTAATGGACTAGTTTATTTTTATTGTTACATCTGCAATGATATTATTTTTATTGAAAGTGGTCAAGTAATATTATTCATAATTGGTATAATATTTTATGGTAAAAAATAACTCCCAGTTAGTTTAAAAACCGGGAGT contains these protein-coding regions:
- a CDS encoding carboxymuconolactone decarboxylase family protein, whose amino-acid sequence is MSIKKSAQNAHATLLEKTDPEALERINHFAFDEVQRDVDLPDRTKMLSTLAYLLGMQGIDEYKIMLPVALDNGVTPVEAKEVLYQSVDYLGLGRVFPFFKATNDVLLARGVELPLEGQATTTMEDRLEKGEETQIRLFGLQMKDFAKKGIINKWLVDNCFGDYYTRKGLSDNDREMITFCYLAAQGGCEPQLLSHAQANIKLGNDKDFLMKVIEQNVPFIGYPRSLNAVRIVNEADQKVNGKD
- a CDS encoding bis(5'-nucleosyl)-tetraphosphatase — protein: MMMEYSAGAVIYRKRNDELEYLIIQSIINRNWGFPKGHLENNETTEQAARREVFEEVGLKPTFDFNFIEKTVYALTERKSKTVTYYLAKFVKGQKVIVQEEEVLANKWVTLKEAKKYLTEHDKMRVLTAAQNYLIQ
- the glmS gene encoding glutamine--fructose-6-phosphate transaminase (isomerizing) yields the protein MCGIVGVVGKPAKDIILSGLTNLEYRGYDSAGIYLNDLNGNEYLTKAVGRISNLKEKLTPDEEGLVGIGHTRWATHGMPTVDNAHPHFDETKRFYLVHNGVIENYTELKEKYLQGVKFHSDTDTEVVVQLISKIARDKNLDAFSAFKETLKLVKGSYAFLLVDNTEPDHVFIAKNKSPMMLGLGDGFNIIASDAISVLDQTKTFVDLQDGDVGDITKDSYTIETVDGKKVDREPHILNIDPNAASKGAYEFYMLKEIDEQPGVMRHMSQNYLDENGEPKVDAEIVDAISKADRLYIFAAGTSYHAGLVGKTIFEHYTGIPTEVGYASEAGYHFPMMSKHPFFIFLTQSGETADSRVVLKETNKRGIPSLTMTNVEGSTLSREATYTMLLGAGPEIAVASTKAYTAQVALQAVLAKALGEKLGVQEAKDWDLKHDLAIAAEGIQQIVDGKEKLEKLAKEYLVPSRNAFYIGRGIDHAVALEAALKLKEVSYIQTEGFAAAELKHGTISLIEDGTPVIALINDPVTADLTRGNIQEVVSRGASVITIVGKKFANNSDDIVLPDINYYMSALLTVVPTQLLAYYASKDKGLDVDKPRNLAKSVTVE
- a CDS encoding acetate/propionate family kinase, which encodes MKKVLAINSGSSSFKFKLFSLPDEKVIAQGMADRVGLKGSSFSVLLDDGTEHVTNIDIPDQEAAVSFLINALKKYHAVESLDEIIGVGHRVVNGGEHFKDSTIIDRQNLQKIYDLSDFAPLHNPAEARGIEAFMHVLPKVPQVAVFDTSFHQTLDPVHYLYSIPYEYYEKYRARKYGAHGTSVHYVTLEAAKMMNKKPSDLKLIICHLGSGSSITAVKNGKSYDTSMGFSPLSGVTMGTRSGDIDPSLLQHLMHKTGASIDEMINILNKDSGLLGISGISSDMRDLEFNKDQRAVLARKIFVNRVVRYIGSYIAEMGGADAIVFTAGVGEKDPGVRKDVMDAFKYMGVIPDYEANKKKGRHFITKPESKVHVMVVPTDEELMIAQDVMRLTRDAVLA